TGAACTTGCTtttcaatcgttgtaaaattaataaagttcagtttttaGGTCaacactgtgacgtcatccatgaccttttttgtatttgtttacgTATCTCGCTTTTGtggcttaatagtttttgagaagaagagaagttttgagaattttttgaaaaatatcaacaaattttcaataattcttaattatctcccaTTAAAAAAGGGTGTTGaccttcatttgaaaaaaaaaacccacagagAGGTGTTCTGTTCTGAGTCCATGAAAAACATTGTTATGGCTTaagttattatattttcttaacGGGGTTATCATTTTTGAGCTTGCTTCGAACTCCCAAGAAAGTGTTCTTTTCGctcaaatataaaatgaagtTCTCATCAATGCACATGTTAGAAAAGCATGATTTCACTATTTCACCACATTCTGTCAAACATTCAGTCTCCTTCACGTGGACTGGTACGATTGTATCTGTGAGAATTCTCCATTTTACAATTGTATATCTAAGTAGGTCTAATTGTCATTATCACATGGAACTTTTTATACCTAATGATTCAAACAGGGAAATAAACATCATTGTTTTGTCGTGTTATTAATCTAACTTTAccaatatttttgcattttttaaacaacataACTTCTCATTTTGTTCTGTATGTTTAGTCTCCAATACTACTCgaagttttaattttgattgaaatttttatcattcGTTATGATAGATAAGTTGTCGCTTTTTTAATCTCACACTAGGGAGATAACTACTGAACAAAGCAGTATAAAAACGATATCTACAATGATACAATAAAGATGCATTTCGATGCGCaataattgttgtttattttgatcGCTAAATATAGTCTTTATGAGctatttgtgattttaaaaaaccgaTTTCAAAATGGATACAACGTTTACATTTTATcatacaaaaatgaacaaatgaaAAACCCAATTTATAAACCGGAGGAAATCgtttatacattttatcaaattaaacacaaattacattttaaagacCGGTCAATTTTCTCCATAACAAAAGAACGATTTTAAGGGGAAGTAACACTATgtattttgtaagatttttttttacatagaaacattatttctctttctctcaCTTTCTTTCTCAAAAAGTGTTTTACGACATGTAATGACAACAaacaatgtttttgaaaatcatattttcaaaggaaaatataagtcaggagcagagcaaacagaATTCCAAAAAATGAAGGTAGGATCATGTGCAATGGAGGAATGAGCATCCCGTGCTGACCGTTCCTTGTCTTAATTAGGAAACGGGAAAAACTGTAGAAAATTGGGtgattaattatgataaaacaataagtatgaaaactgtcagtcagcatgcgacccggtggaagattgtatttgctaaAAATGTCGTTGTATTGACCATAAAACTTACGAATAGATTACTTTCGATGTTGCTCATGATGTCAGCTGATAATCAACACCAGTGTTATCAGAGTAAAATCAATCTACAGAAAACAAGTAATTTAAGTGTTCATCCGAATCTTTACAAAAGATCAAGGATGCATAATGTCAGACGTCTATGCACTTGAATATCAAACAAACATACAGCCCGACTGATTTGATTTTATagtatatagaataaaatgcagttcataaaaaacaattttagaaatcaACAATAAACACCGCCATTTTTCCCTTTCAATTCTCTGATTAATAGGCAGACAGTTTTAAAGtgttgttgaataattaattaaataagaaGTCTGTATTTTAGCTAACCTAAACCTGTCGTACTCGTCCGCCCGTCTATCTTTCtgtcatattttcatattttggacATCTTCTCCAAAACCATTGGCCCAAAGAACAAAGATTGCATAAAAAGTTCGTGAACACTAGCTGCAGgcctgtagctcccggtctaaTAAAATCAGTTGGACGACCGGGGAGCTAAagtgccacccattgaaaaaaaattgtcaaggaCTGAATAACCtcatacgcaaattctgtgaaaataattagtaccattaaaaattcttcatgcaatttacttcTAAAATCGATTGGAGTCTATTGTTGAGGTGGAAACACAATAggattttacaatcaattttccaTTAACAAAAAAACCTATTCAATGTGTTTTTGCTTCGcacatatttcatatttagGAAATAGAACTAAATGTTCGTTTACTAATTAACACCTACTATCACTGCCAACTATTTTTAATAGAATCTCTTTCGACATTTAGTGCAATCGATGATGAAATTTATCATGGAAAAAGATCATTTATGTTGAAGGAACACAAAGCTTTAAGTTAAGATTATatctatgatttcattttcattccgAAAGAAGTTCAAACATAATCAATTCTTAAATAATGGATATTAattcaattcaaacactttaaCGTATATGGTCAGAGAACAAACcgatataatttttctttgcatCCCGGGAAAGTATTTATCATCCGTGTTGAACTGTAGATTACAACAGTCTCTTACAGTTCCAAACAGAAACTGTTGACatgctatatttacattcaactAACTTCCCACggatataaaattgtataatcgtctattgaaaatgtaaacatttttttacagaATAATTGACTTTAtgaagttttatatataaaacctaAAAGCAAAGGATAAGGCTTTAGGACAACCGTTCCTGATCTTTGTATAGTCAGGTAAAACTGTGTCTGTAGGCGTCATCTGTTGTCGTGATCTGTCTGTGTAAGTGTGTGGGACACGCAGTTTGCCTGATTTAAATTTAACATCCAATTCCACACATGTCATTGAATAAAGTATACAATAGTAAAGAGATTCCTTTACAAGATACATTTTGAAGTTACAATAACATATTAAAACTTGAAACAAACAGAGTATCATCCCGATGAAATATGTCCTTATTATTATTAACTCGagtatctttgaaaatctttagAAGATTTATCATATGCATGGTTTTTCTACTCAGATTTGTAAAGCCTTTACATCCTGTGTTAAAGTAATTGTCAAGGAGGTCAAAAAGAGGATTTTTAACATATTGGTCGGCAACATGTGGCTTACGAAACAATTACAGATAGAAGAACAcctttttccccctttttatccAATAGCTGTACCAATGCTTAAGTTAGTATCTTTATATAGAGAGTGGAATAGGGCCTCATGTTTAAGTTAAACATAGCCTTTAGTTcagataaaattttgaatttcactGCTATTCTGAAGGAAATTATAACATAAACAATAACATATCCATTTCTAACACTTTTAGGTCATATGATGAGGAAAGAACCAATTTGTGTTCATTGCATCACTCTCAAGTTTTTATCTGCTTCCGTGTTAGGATTTAAATCACAACATAGTCCCTTGTTGTATCCAGCAGGGATTTTGTTGACATGCAATGTAGATAGATACAAAATTCTACAACTATTTTTGAGAAAGTGaacgttgttttttttctttatataattgtttttaggAATTTTCATCAATGAAATCTAACAGGAAATGATGGATATGGTTTTAGGACAGTCTTTCTTAATCTTTGTATTATCAGGTAAACCATTTATCATATTAGCTCTTTTATAATAACTCAATTCTCATTCTGTgttgaaagaaaattaatatctttaatatCATAGTCTTATTGATAGGTTGTTTTATCAACTGATTGCGTTTTGATAATATTCTGTTACTtcttaaatgtatttattaactTAAATAACGATTAATTAAATGGCAAAATTTCCAGTATAACAATGGTTATGGTGGGTAAAACTTGCATAATAATATGACAATACAACATCTCTAGTCTGAGCCCAATATATCCTTCTACTGAACACATTACAATCAAAGTCTATGTATTCTGATgtacaaaatgtttacaaaaagtCTTTATAGAGGCGACACATCTGTATTCTAACCACACAATGCACTGGAGCGAAGCTGTACAATTTTGCAGCAAACACGGGCTGGTTTTGAAAAAGGCAAAGCTTGGTCTTGCGGATAAACAGATTGAGGAATTCTGGACAAGATTGTACAAAAAAGAAAGTGACTTTATTTACCTATATGGTTAGTATATTAACCTTTAATAAACATGTTAGCAAGTGGCGTTTTCCTCACGCCTCTGATGAATTCATGTAGTCTTGTGGGTCCCATGCAATTTTACAGTTTATAACCTAACGAATAGTGTAAAATAAGAACAttgttcatcatttttttttatttacatccatTCTCTGAAAACATTAGTTTGCTAATTGGTCATCAATCTCAAAACATACTAATTCAAACTATCACATTTGGAAATACTTTTAcatagatataatttttttctttaggaTGTATGGACACCCATAATGTCAAGAAATCTGAGCACATGAAAATAGACCAGTGTGTACaggaatgtttaaataaaagacaTCATTTGTTTGTAAAGCAAGTAAGTTTAGATTTAACACCAAAAATGTAGTGGCTTCTTTgttacaattttaaaagaataactaACGAATTCTAAAAACACAACGTTCTTTGATAAATTATACACCaaatgattttgttattttatagaaaaataaaaatccttttgTTTATCTATATAGAAGAATCGaaattcttttgtttatttatatagaaGAGTCGaaattcttttgtttatttgataGATATATCGCAAAtgctttgtttatttaataGAATTATCCcagttgttttatttaatttatagaaatacccaaattgttttgattatttgataGAAATACCCCAATggttttgtttatattacagAATAATctcaattattttgtttattttaaagactttccaaatgtttttgtttattttatagaattttccacattgttttgtttatttgatagattttattccattgttttttttaatttatagaattatctccattgttttgtttattttatagaattatctccattgttttgtttattttatagaattatctccattgttttgtttattttatagaattatCTCCATTGTTTTGTCTATTTTATGGTATTATctccattgttttgtttattttatagaattatCTCCATTGTTTTGTCTATTTTATGGTATTATctccattgttttgtttatttgatagatttatttccattgttttgtttattttatagaattatctccattgttttgtttattttatagaattatttccaccgttttgtttattttatagaaCAGTAGCTGTTTCTGTCTCTCTGACCATCAACCAGAACTTCAACAACAATGTAACCTCATCACCAGTTCATTTGTGTTTGGAGCGATCGGTATGTAATATAATCAAAGAATTAAAGTACAGACTAAACAATCTTAAGGTGCATTTGAAAACATGTCTTTATAAACCATTAATGTTCActatctttgaaaaataaatacttgTATCATTACATGTAAGACAGactaatactacatgtacatggctCCCGTTTTTGACACTGTTATAGTGAGTGTAATGCAGTCCCACAAATAGTATCTTCTCGCATTtggtataattaaaaaattatgaaggaAAATGTGATATTGTTGCTTTCAATACATCGTTAAAATAAATGGCATGATTGAAACCTAAATGAAATTGCATGTTGTAGAGCGATGAAGAGGTATGGGAGTAAATAACGATGAAAGGTATGGGAGCAAATAAAGTAGACGTTCGTGTGTATTGTAGCTCAGCAATTCTACTACCATACCAACTTACTGTTTTTAGGCTGAATAAGACATAATTTATAAATGCTACGATACATAATgctgatttatttaatttcataggGTTTCCGCTTTGTCATTTTgctcattaatataaaatttgtattgtttaacaACAATTCGGAATAACTTACATTTATTGAAACTGTTGAATATCAACTtttcattataaacaaaaatatctttttaaaaatcctttgtattgtattgtatggtATTGTAACCTGTATTCACTATAAGTATAACATGTATTCAAAGTTAAGTACAGTAATAGAAATACAGTATTTATAGCCTTTGTAATTtacaatctaaataaaaaactatccgcacttgaaattttaaaatcaaaccttttttaaataatgcattacatacTAGGTAAATAATATGCGATATAGCTTATACTACGGTTTCTGTACCAGTATCAGCCTCCAGAGCTGATACGGATTCTGCAGGGCTGATACAGATCCGTACATCACCCCTTTCAAAACTCGTCTGATTTTTTTCCGCTTCATTAATTATATAAGTCCCAATATAGTAAAcgtttttataaattaatactgTAATCATTATAACACAATAATTGTGTTCAAATTCTCAATGGTaataaaactaataattgtaaaatcttTCAACTTCAGTATTTCATGCTACACTgaaaatatatcacaataattgatcaattattataatataattcaactatctgttttttttcaaaactagcAAACAAAGTAGCAGTTTTTTTCCCTAAAATATGTTATCAGTATGTAATTACTAAGCATATCACTAATCAATCAGCCATCGTCTTATATCAGCCATTGGGCCCTCGGTCCTATGTCTGACATCGGTTTCTCAGACTGATACAGAATGGTGTAAGGTAAAGGTGCGTATTATTTTCTATTGACACAACATGAGTAATAGAATAGCAAAAGTAATAGATTATTTTGTCTTGAGTATCCAAATTATAGCTAAAGGTTTTTTGGAAGTATAAATCTTATTAAAAACGTTTTTCTTTACTATGATATATTGTGTTGTTTTCTATATGCAGAACCCCCAAAAACCCGAGAAAGCTGCTTACTAATTGATTGTCATGAGAATAAAACTGTCCATCTTGTGAATTGTGACGAAGGTGCAAATGTTTTCTGTGGAAATAAAGGTATTCAAAACGGTCCTTTACTTTTTGTAATAAGTGCAATTTTATCGTAAcaaagtcgaaaatgtaaattGATAAGCTTGACACAATAAGATAATACTATAGGATATCAGTAACCAGACATGTTCTGCATTTCGTTGATCTTCAACTCTtccttaatttttaatttttttttctgttggttAAACTGCAGTTTCTGGAAATTTTACATGGAAGAGTGCGGCTGAACAATGTATGAAAACGAAAGCGAGTCTCAAACATGATCACCCAAACCAAATTTGCTCTGAAGACGATACCAATAACAAAATGAGATATTGGTTTGGTTTTGGCACGTTGGAATATACCGAGGAGTTTCTCAAAAGCAATggtaagaaaaatgtatgcataaaaaCCAACTCTATCCAGGAAATGTCTTTATAGGGCAAGATTAGTCAAACTGATGTCACTTCTAATGTGCACTCTTTTATTAGATGAATCAGATGTCAACCAAACACTTTGCCAAAGCTGCAATGACGTCTGTAAATTTAAAGATTGCAATATGACGAGAATAGCGGCTTGTGAGAGCAATGTGGAGTCGGTAAGTGTAACGATAACAATAGATAGGGAGAGCGGGACAACGAAGGATAGGCCACATCAACCAACCAAAGACATGCTTTTCCAGACAACAAATCTTGTGCATGACcaaacaacaaaatatacaaaaattaaacTGGACAAAACTACGAAAGAAAAACTAACACATACAGAACGCGATGCAGCAAAAGATGGGCAGGTCAAAACTACAAAAGAAATGCCTAAACAAATTACAATGGAGTTAACAAAAGATGGTGAGAACAAAACCATAGAACAATCAACAAAAGTTGCGTCCGACACCACAACAGGTGTGTTAAAGGTTACACAACTATAGCACACAGGTTTTGTATTCATACTTAAGAAATGATTTTTgtacaataacaaaaaataaataaaaattaatgtatacatTCCAGATGTAAAAGAACCTTACCAAATGGTGGCAGTTTATTGTCTTTCCATTTTGGTGCTAATTTTAAGTTTGCTTGTCGTTTACTGTCTGTGTCAGAGGTATGATCTTCTTAATGTAGTTCAACCTTCATAAAAGTTGATTAACACcaaagaattcaaaattttgaattatattaaatatttattaatagaTGTCGCAATCAAAAGAAGCAGATATTGGAGAATAAGTCAGGCATTTCTAACAACCCTCCAGCTGAAAACTTGGCATTGACGACAGTGATTTATGAACTAGCAGATAACTCAAAGCTAGATAGAGGGGATCAAAACCACACTGAGGAAAATACTGTTAAAGAACCAGGCAACATTATTGGGTCCATTGGTGGATTAACTAAACTAACAGGAAGACAGACCAATGAAGACGTCTATAACCACCTCTGGGAGAAAGCGGCTGATTCCTGTCCCAAAAAAGAGAATATGTACGATCAGTGTAACTTGGGAGGAGAAGACATTTACAAGTATGGCGTTACTAGCGGTCCACATGCTAGTTCTGCGACGGTGAATACAAATTACGATCGCGTGACACTGGTCAGTGCAAACGTAAATACGTCCAGATAGAGCCATCCCGTATATAACGGtgataataaatttattgaaagtGTTGAAAACAACTATAGGAGTAAGAAGACACCATAACCgtcatgacaattttttttttatttaatgataatcaaaattttggcAATCTAGTATTTttgacgagagagagagagagagagagagagagagagagagagagagagagagagagaaagagagagagttgtttttatttaaacattttacgaCAAAAATTACTGGATTTTATAgctttgaaaattatatttaaaaaaatacaactaaATGACTGACTagatttaaatatttcacagttcaaattctatatttttcaGCAATAAGATTAAAAATAGTTTTCGTTTTGAAAGGAAAAAATGTTTCCTTGTTTACTTCCGTGTTTGGCTGAACTTGAAGAAACTTCTCTAAGCTAATACTATGTTATTACAGTCATTCTATTTACACCCAAATGCCGTCGTTTATGTTTTTTTCTGACAAATAAAAACCCACTTTGCAATTCTCTATTTTGActtatattgtttgtttaaaaaaaatttaaaatgaaaaatatcttaaccggtgaaagtatttggATTATCAACATTTATATCGGTATGTGTCCCATACCTCCTTAATAATACCTTAGGTAACatgcaatttttaataaatataaaaacaaatcaagaacaatgcattttatttattccaTTGGTTTGATCGATCCTTATTGTACAATTTCCTAAATGGCGTAATAATCCAAACAGTTGTTTTACGAAACATTTCCTTAAATAGGTgttattttttcagaaatgtaATCTAGGTGTTTTACATTGCTCTTATGACGTTTTTAGTTTGGATAgtgtatctttattttattgtaaccTCCAAACCCCATTCTTTCAGTGATATAATACGGGCTATAACTTTAGTTTGGTAACAAACTTGAGTTATAAAAATCATCTCGGTCAAATTAAATTCGATATTTGTTAAATCTTGCTGTTAAATAGTTGAGATATTTTCTGATAGCACAAGAACTGGTCatggaataaataataaaaaaagcatCTTTATTCGTATTctttcttggttaagaaaaacTTGCCATTGTATGCTATTATGAATTCGAAATATTATTAGTCATAGTTTAGTTAATTGATCTCGAGATATTTGGTAAAAAGAATTTTACCTATTGAGGGCGCTTAAATAAGAAGTGAAGTGAATTTACCGCATCCCATCTCCAGCgacaaaaattgatacaaaataCGTTTAACATTTATGAGCGTACTGTTCACAGCGGGTATTGTCTGGTGTACGAAAGCCGataaggatcattcgagattcgagattcgaaatacgagattcgaaatacgagattcgagattcgaaattcgagattcaatatctaaattaaccaatcaaatcaaggatctgaaaatatgtatcctagcgacatcaaactgttctaaataaaaatcatacgtacatgctcttatatacaaataaatgctatgttcacttctccctacctaactaaataattatttgtatttacttttacacagaatatctaagtaggctagtaataatgcagtgtgcttcgcggatctaagtgattttgtttgccctggtgcatttccacctgatgcgtttgaaccctaaggtatttcaccaccagtaatagtttaaaacccgggtttattcaccccttttgtgtaaaaatgcggttatggtagagaacttcataagcgtagctaattttttctgtaggggatcctaggccaattttaaaaaaatttactatgtaaatttaataagctccaattttcccgaggagggggtccagatcccctgaccccctcctttctagatcccc
This portion of the Magallana gigas chromosome 7, xbMagGiga1.1, whole genome shotgun sequence genome encodes:
- the LOC105318823 gene encoding uncharacterized protein isoform X7, coding for MDMVLGQSFLIFVLSEATHLNSNHTMQWSEAVQFCSKSGLVLKKSKLGLADKHIEQFWTRLYKKESDFIYLHGCMNTHNVYKSEHMKIDQCIQECLNKRHHLFVKQNSSCFCLSDHQPELQQQCNLITSSFVFGAIETFKKRESCVLIDCHKNRTVHLVKCDENANVFCGDKVSGNFTWKSAAEQCMKTKASLKHDHPNQICSEDDTNNKMRYWFGFGTLEYTEEFLKSNDESDVNQTLCQSCNDVCKFKDCNMTRIAACESNVESVSVTITIDRESGTTKDRPHQPTKDMLFQTTNLVHDQTTKYTKIKLDKTTKEKLTHTERDAAKDGQVKTTKEMPKQITMELTKDGENKTIEQSTKVASDTTTDVKEPYQMVAVYCLSILVLILSLLVVYCLCQRCRNQKKQILENKSGISNNPPAENLALTTVIYELADNSKLDRGDQNHTEENTVKEPGNIIGSIGGLTKLTGRQTNEDVYNHLWEKAADSCPKKENMYDQCNLGGEDIYKYGVTSGPHASSATVNTNYDRVTLVSANVNTSR
- the LOC105318823 gene encoding uncharacterized protein isoform X2 — its product is MDMVLGQSFLIFVLSVFIEATHLYSNHTMHWSEAVQFCSKHGLVLKKAKLGLADKQIEEFWTRLYKKESDFIYLYGCMDTHNVKKSEHMKIDQCVQECLNKRHHLFVKQNSSCFCLSDHQPELQQQCNLITSSFVFGAIEPPKTRESCLLIDCHENKTVHLVNCDEGANVFCGNKVSGNFTWKSAAEQCMKTKASLKHDHPNQICSEDDTNNKMRYWFGFGTLEYTEEFLKSNDESDVNQTLCQSCNDVCKFKDCNMTRIAACESNVESVSVTITIDRESGTTKDRPHQPTKDMLFQTTNLVHDQTTKYTKIKLDKTTKEKLTHTERDAAKDGQVKTTKEMPKQITMELTKDGENKTIEQSTKVASDTTTDVKEPYQMVAVYCLSILVLILSLLVVYCLCQRCRNQKKQILENKSGISNNPPAENLALTTVIYELADNSKLDRGDQNHTEENTVKEPGNIIGSIGGLTKLTGRQTNEDVYNHLWEKAADSCPKKENMYDQCNLGGEDIYKYGVTSGPHASSATVNTNYDRVTLVSANVNTSR
- the LOC105318823 gene encoding uncharacterized protein isoform X6, coding for MDMVLGQSFLIFVLSEATHLYSNHTMHWSEAVQFCSKHGLVLKKAKLGLADKQIEEFWTRLYKKESDFIYLYGCMDTHNVKKSEHMKIDQCVQECLNKRHHLFVKQNSSCFCLSDHQPELQQQCNLITSSFVFGAIEPPKTRESCLLIDCHENKTVHLVNCDEGANVFCGNKVSGNFTWKSAAEQCMKTKASLKHDHPNQICSEDDTNNKMRYWFGFGTLEYTEEFLKSNDESDVNQTLCQSCNDVCKFKDCNMTRIAACESNVESVSVTITIDRESGTTKDRPHQPTKDMLFQTTNLVHDQTTKYTKIKLDKTTKEKLTHTERDAAKDGQVKTTKEMPKQITMELTKDGENKTIEQSTKVASDTTTDVKEPYQMVAVYCLSILVLILSLLVVYCLCQRCRNQKKQILENKSGISNNPPAENLALTTVIYELADNSKLDRGDQNHTEENTVKEPGNIIGSIGGLTKLTGRQTNEDVYNHLWEKAADSCPKKENMYDQCNLGGEDIYKYGVTSGPHASSATVNTNYDRVTLVSANVNTSR
- the LOC105318823 gene encoding uncharacterized protein isoform X1, producing the protein MMDMVLGQSFLIFVLSVFIEATHLYSNHTMHWSEAVQFCSKHGLVLKKAKLGLADKQIEEFWTRLYKKESDFIYLYGCMDTHNVKKSEHMKIDQCVQECLNKRHHLFVKQNSSCFCLSDHQPELQQQCNLITSSFVFGAIEPPKTRESCLLIDCHENKTVHLVNCDEGANVFCGNKVSGNFTWKSAAEQCMKTKASLKHDHPNQICSEDDTNNKMRYWFGFGTLEYTEEFLKSNDESDVNQTLCQSCNDVCKFKDCNMTRIAACESNVESVSVTITIDRESGTTKDRPHQPTKDMLFQTTNLVHDQTTKYTKIKLDKTTKEKLTHTERDAAKDGQVKTTKEMPKQITMELTKDGENKTIEQSTKVASDTTTDVKEPYQMVAVYCLSILVLILSLLVVYCLCQRCRNQKKQILENKSGISNNPPAENLALTTVIYELADNSKLDRGDQNHTEENTVKEPGNIIGSIGGLTKLTGRQTNEDVYNHLWEKAADSCPKKENMYDQCNLGGEDIYKYGVTSGPHASSATVNTNYDRVTLVSANVNTSR
- the LOC105318823 gene encoding uncharacterized protein isoform X5, whose product is MNMVLGQSFLIFVSSVFIEATHLNSNHTMHWSEAVQFCSKSGLVLKKSKLGLTDIDQFWTRLYRKESDFIYLHGCMNTHNVYKSEHMKIDQCIQECLNKRHHFFVMQNSSCFCLSDLQPKLQQQCNLTTSSFVFGAIETSKNRESCLIIDCHENKSVHLVNCDEGANVFCGDKVSGNFTWKSAAEQCMKTKASLKHDHPNQICSEDDTNNKMRYWFGFGTLEYTEEFLKSNDESDVNQTLCQSCNDVCKFKDCNMTRIAACESNVESVSVTITIDRESGTTKDRPHQPTKDMLFQTTNLVHDQTTKYTKIKLDKTTKEKLTHTERDAAKDGQVKTTKEMPKQITMELTKDGENKTIEQSTKVASDTTTDVKEPYQMVAVYCLSILVLILSLLVVYCLCQRCRNQKKQILENKSGISNNPPAENLALTTVIYELADNSKLDRGDQNHTEENTVKEPGNIIGSIGGLTKLTGRQTNEDVYNHLWEKAADSCPKKENMYDQCNLGGEDIYKYGVTSGPHASSATVNTNYDRVTLVSANVNTSR
- the LOC105318823 gene encoding uncharacterized protein isoform X4 codes for the protein MMDMVLGQSFLIFVLSEATHLYSNHTMHWSEAVQFCSKHGLVLKKAKLGLADKQIEEFWTRLYKKESDFIYLYGCMDTHNVKKSEHMKIDQCVQECLNKRHHLFVKQNSSCFCLSDHQPELQQQCNLITSSFVFGAIEPPKTRESCLLIDCHENKTVHLVNCDEGANVFCGNKVSGNFTWKSAAEQCMKTKASLKHDHPNQICSEDDTNNKMRYWFGFGTLEYTEEFLKSNDESDVNQTLCQSCNDVCKFKDCNMTRIAACESNVESVSVTITIDRESGTTKDRPHQPTKDMLFQTTNLVHDQTTKYTKIKLDKTTKEKLTHTERDAAKDGQVKTTKEMPKQITMELTKDGENKTIEQSTKVASDTTTDVKEPYQMVAVYCLSILVLILSLLVVYCLCQRCRNQKKQILENKSGISNNPPAENLALTTVIYELADNSKLDRGDQNHTEENTVKEPGNIIGSIGGLTKLTGRQTNEDVYNHLWEKAADSCPKKENMYDQCNLGGEDIYKYGVTSGPHASSATVNTNYDRVTLVSANVNTSR
- the LOC105318823 gene encoding uncharacterized protein isoform X3; this encodes MDMVLGQSFLIFVLSVFIEATHLNSNHTMQWSEAVQFCSKSGLVLKKSKLGLADKHIEQFWTRLYKKESDFIYLHGCMNTHNVYKSEHMKIDQCIQECLNKRHHLFVKQNSSCFCLSDHQPELQQQCNLITSSFVFGAIETFKKRESCVLIDCHKNRTVHLVKCDENANVFCGDKVSGNFTWKSAAEQCMKTKASLKHDHPNQICSEDDTNNKMRYWFGFGTLEYTEEFLKSNDESDVNQTLCQSCNDVCKFKDCNMTRIAACESNVESVSVTITIDRESGTTKDRPHQPTKDMLFQTTNLVHDQTTKYTKIKLDKTTKEKLTHTERDAAKDGQVKTTKEMPKQITMELTKDGENKTIEQSTKVASDTTTDVKEPYQMVAVYCLSILVLILSLLVVYCLCQRCRNQKKQILENKSGISNNPPAENLALTTVIYELADNSKLDRGDQNHTEENTVKEPGNIIGSIGGLTKLTGRQTNEDVYNHLWEKAADSCPKKENMYDQCNLGGEDIYKYGVTSGPHASSATVNTNYDRVTLVSANVNTSR